The Spirosoma foliorum genome has a window encoding:
- a CDS encoding glycosyltransferase family 4 protein, producing the protein MARKRIAVLIYGGVGVGIGSEGVVCLVKLCETIARDYDLTVFSMVRIDDNYQPNGYQLIGTPFSEKRSTLVRMAYIGFKMLQQHRQKKYSIIHAFWAYPAGFWAIQLANFLRLKTIVTFMGGEVANLSSINYGLYQTTFKRKLIQQIARHANVVVALTQHHSRKITTKLTVKQLVVIPFGVDLAQFSIVPKLLKPPYRFLYVGNLNRVKDIPTLLHTFQRISQQVDARLDLIGLDTLHGEMQLLAKKLGLADTVYFHGYQPNNQLQEWLAKTHILLHTSLWESQAVVVNEAIASGVVVCGTRVGLIADLEGTATIAAAVGDANELAQKVLQLVDDPTHYEELRKNGIAWSKRHDWKIQYQCYSGLYQMLAAI; encoded by the coding sequence ATGGCCAGAAAACGAATTGCGGTACTGATTTACGGCGGAGTGGGTGTAGGCATAGGTTCTGAAGGTGTAGTCTGCCTGGTTAAACTCTGCGAAACTATTGCTAGGGATTACGACCTGACCGTGTTTTCGATGGTCCGGATTGACGACAATTACCAACCCAACGGATACCAGCTGATTGGCACACCCTTCAGCGAAAAACGCAGCACTTTAGTTCGGATGGCCTACATCGGCTTTAAGATGCTTCAGCAGCATCGGCAAAAAAAGTATTCCATTATACACGCTTTCTGGGCTTATCCGGCGGGTTTCTGGGCCATACAGTTGGCGAATTTCCTGCGACTTAAAACCATTGTAACATTTATGGGGGGCGAAGTAGCCAATCTATCTTCGATCAACTATGGCCTTTACCAGACCACGTTTAAGCGAAAACTGATTCAGCAAATTGCTCGGCACGCCAATGTTGTTGTAGCCTTAACTCAGCACCACTCTCGAAAAATCACCACTAAGCTCACTGTAAAGCAGCTGGTAGTCATCCCCTTTGGTGTAGATTTAGCGCAGTTTTCTATTGTTCCCAAACTCCTTAAGCCGCCTTATCGTTTTCTGTATGTGGGCAATTTAAATCGAGTCAAAGACATTCCGACGCTACTCCACACCTTTCAGAGAATTAGTCAACAGGTAGACGCACGTTTGGACTTGATTGGCCTGGATACCTTGCACGGAGAAATGCAGTTGTTAGCGAAGAAGCTAGGGTTGGCCGATACTGTTTATTTCCATGGCTACCAGCCCAATAACCAGCTTCAAGAATGGCTGGCGAAGACCCATATTCTATTGCATACATCCCTATGGGAATCGCAGGCGGTGGTGGTCAATGAAGCTATAGCGTCAGGCGTGGTGGTATGTGGTACCCGAGTAGGCCTGATTGCCGACCTTGAGGGAACCGCTACAATAGCTGCAGCAGTAGGCGATGCTAATGAGTTAGCGCAAAAAGTGCTTCAGTTAGTAGATGATCCTACTCATTATGAGGAGTTAAGAAAAAACGGCATTGCCTGGAGCAAACGTCATGATTGGAAAATCCAGTACCAATGCTATAGTGGCTTATATCAGATGTTAGCAGCGATTTAG
- a CDS encoding class I SAM-dependent methyltransferase, protein MAIHQCIEQSPTMEGVYLLSPYMPECTHEEAYLQVRTKEDRVMSDDLVNLLPDLPDGTPHAQEWQLRKQTANRFCLDLAQSQTTTRILDLGCGNGWFSAKMTALPQVYVVGLDLNLPELQQAQKLFGSPKLTFCYGDILTGLFTPESFDRVVLNAACQYFPSIEKLVTVLFDVLTPTGEIHILDSPFYESQDVESARKRTQAYYQQLGHPEMAHYYFHHTFQELAPYSPIYKYRKASIWQRLLRQNRSQFPWVVIRKKRE, encoded by the coding sequence ATGGCTATTCATCAATGCATAGAACAATCGCCTACTATGGAAGGCGTTTATTTGCTCTCGCCTTATATGCCTGAATGTACGCACGAAGAAGCCTATCTGCAGGTTCGAACAAAAGAGGATCGGGTGATGAGTGACGATTTAGTTAACCTACTGCCTGACTTACCCGATGGCACTCCACATGCTCAGGAATGGCAACTTCGAAAACAAACGGCCAATCGTTTTTGCCTGGATTTAGCTCAGTCCCAAACTACTACGCGCATTCTGGATTTAGGCTGCGGTAATGGCTGGTTTTCAGCAAAAATGACTGCCTTACCTCAGGTATATGTGGTAGGCCTGGACCTGAACCTGCCGGAACTGCAGCAGGCACAAAAGCTCTTTGGCAGCCCTAAACTGACTTTCTGCTATGGCGATATCTTGACGGGCTTATTCACCCCTGAAAGTTTTGACAGAGTGGTACTGAACGCTGCCTGCCAATATTTCCCTTCCATCGAAAAACTCGTAACGGTACTGTTTGATGTGTTAACACCGACCGGCGAAATCCATATTCTGGATAGTCCTTTTTATGAATCTCAGGACGTGGAAAGCGCCCGTAAACGAACACAGGCCTATTACCAACAGTTGGGCCATCCGGAAATGGCACACTATTATTTCCACCATACATTTCAGGAATTAGCGCCTTATTCTCCGATTTATAAGTATAGAAAAGCGAGCATCTGGCAACGGTTATTAAGACAGAATCGGAGCCAGTTTCCCTGGGTTGTTATTCGGAAAAAAAGGGAGTGA
- a CDS encoding B12-binding domain-containing radical SAM protein, whose amino-acid sequence MAASIYGKYDFVLVDGNRESDPWSKLKNYLDTGEYAYFGCTVMPGPQLRQAIPFTKKIREEYPHIITIWGGYFASNQYKVSLDSGYVDYIVNGIGDLAFPALLDALENTQDLRRINNLIFIDKGTLVKTHKITSIDMDSLPVLPYHELEKFYPIQSYFGKTHLGRKTTLYHSSFGCPFTCSFCGIVPIFEARWKGSSAERLYQDVKYLKDTYGVDSVEFCDNNFFVSEKRVRTFCELIEQDRIQWWGEARIDTLDKFSDDTLALMSRAGCRMIFLGAETGNEDTLKAIDKGGTQNAAQMIRFAERLGRFNIIPEYSFVLGFPAETQQQVMAMIDDDIEFIKKVKQANPATEIIMYVYSPVLTEGSDLYEKVKASGFVFPQKLEDWLAQEWKGFDLRKNPLTPWLRASMVDKIRNFEVVLNARFPTAQDVKLSSFQRKAISVLSKLRYRTNFFHFPLELKLLQRFWLRYRQPETEGATML is encoded by the coding sequence GTGGCAGCGTCTATTTATGGAAAATATGACTTTGTTTTGGTGGATGGCAATCGCGAAAGTGATCCCTGGAGTAAACTGAAAAATTATCTGGATACGGGAGAATATGCCTATTTCGGCTGCACAGTTATGCCCGGTCCGCAGTTGCGCCAGGCTATTCCGTTTACGAAGAAAATAAGGGAAGAATACCCGCATATCATAACCATATGGGGCGGTTATTTTGCCTCCAATCAATACAAAGTATCGCTGGATTCTGGGTATGTCGATTATATCGTAAATGGGATCGGTGATTTGGCGTTTCCGGCTTTGCTGGATGCGTTGGAAAACACGCAAGATCTGCGTCGAATCAATAACTTAATTTTTATCGATAAAGGGACGCTGGTCAAAACCCATAAAATCACCTCGATTGATATGGATTCACTGCCTGTGCTTCCTTATCATGAACTCGAGAAATTTTATCCCATTCAGTCTTATTTCGGAAAGACGCATCTGGGACGAAAGACTACCTTATATCATAGCAGCTTCGGTTGCCCGTTTACCTGTTCGTTCTGTGGCATTGTGCCTATTTTTGAAGCACGATGGAAAGGCTCATCGGCCGAACGGCTGTATCAGGATGTCAAATATTTGAAAGATACTTATGGTGTCGATTCAGTTGAGTTCTGCGATAATAACTTCTTTGTCTCCGAAAAGCGCGTTCGGACGTTTTGTGAACTGATTGAACAAGACCGTATTCAATGGTGGGGCGAAGCACGCATTGATACCCTTGACAAGTTTTCGGACGATACACTGGCCCTGATGAGTCGGGCGGGTTGCCGGATGATTTTCCTCGGTGCCGAGACAGGTAATGAAGATACGCTGAAAGCCATCGATAAAGGCGGTACACAAAATGCAGCGCAGATGATTCGCTTTGCCGAGAGACTGGGCCGGTTTAATATCATTCCTGAGTATTCGTTCGTACTCGGTTTCCCCGCCGAAACGCAGCAGCAGGTGATGGCCATGATTGATGACGACATTGAGTTTATCAAAAAGGTAAAACAGGCGAATCCGGCTACTGAAATCATCATGTATGTATACAGTCCGGTGCTCACCGAAGGCAGCGATTTATATGAGAAAGTGAAGGCCAGTGGGTTTGTTTTTCCGCAGAAGCTAGAGGATTGGCTGGCCCAGGAATGGAAAGGGTTTGATCTTCGCAAAAATCCGCTTACGCCCTGGCTGAGGGCGTCAATGGTCGACAAGATTCGCAATTTTGAAGTAGTGTTGAATGCCCGTTTTCCGACAGCACAGGATGTGAAGTTAAGTTCGTTTCAGCGGAAAGCTATTTCGGTTCTTTCGAAGCTTCGATACCGAACAAATTTCTTTCATTTTCCCCTTGAACTTAAACTGCTACAACGATTTTGGCTTCGATACCGGCAACCAGAAACAGAAGGAGCTACAATGCTTTAA
- a CDS encoding methyltransferase, with translation MDIIKRTRKTFGKWVLIPITRYYLSKERKVTVGTIQLKIPPGVFHPTLFSSTLLLLEFTATQLIGGLKALELGAGSGLLSIAMAQKGANVTASDINPLACTAIKDNAQINSVNIDIVHSDLFAKLSGRLFDIILINPPYYPRDPKNDAEKAWFCGIDHLYFKNLFLQLAYFLTDTGYAMMVLSEDCHIDRIQQLAIEGNYRWELYATPKRKGEMYYLIKLSA, from the coding sequence ATGGATATTATAAAGCGTACGCGAAAAACGTTTGGAAAATGGGTGCTCATACCCATTACCCGATATTATTTGTCCAAAGAGAGAAAAGTAACAGTTGGTACTATTCAGCTAAAAATTCCGCCTGGCGTATTTCATCCGACCTTATTTTCAAGTACGCTTCTTTTACTGGAATTTACTGCTACCCAATTAATAGGAGGGCTAAAGGCGCTTGAATTAGGGGCTGGATCTGGACTATTATCTATTGCGATGGCACAGAAAGGAGCCAATGTCACAGCTTCAGATATTAATCCATTAGCGTGTACTGCAATTAAAGATAATGCACAGATAAACTCAGTAAATATTGATATCGTTCATTCGGATTTGTTTGCCAAGCTTAGCGGCCGATTGTTTGATATAATCCTCATTAATCCTCCCTACTATCCTAGAGACCCGAAAAATGATGCTGAAAAAGCCTGGTTTTGCGGTATTGATCATCTATATTTTAAAAATTTATTCCTTCAACTAGCCTATTTCTTAACCGATACGGGCTATGCGATGATGGTGCTTTCAGAAGATTGTCACATTGATAGAATCCAGCAATTAGCTATTGAAGGGAATTATCGGTGGGAGCTCTACGCAACTCCGAAAAGAAAAGGCGAGATGTATTATTTAATTAAACTATCCGCTTAG
- a CDS encoding class I SAM-dependent methyltransferase — translation MLNHLIENEAAKMAFTKQSTVFDQTYGDNEIVQYKRMKIRNHFEKQLKSGSSILELNAGTGEDSIYLARQGHYVHATDVSEGMLRQLSQKIISAQLSDSVTYEQTSFLALENLTKSGPYDAIFSNFGGLNCTNQLDKVLHSFSTLVKSGGVVTLTIMPPFCLWEFLHVFRGYFKVAFRRLFAKKGAKAHIDGIHFLCWYYQPSYIIEHLKEEFELIELEGICTIVPPSYMETFPERYPMLWDFLKRAENSFNRFYPFNRIGDYYTITLKKRTA, via the coding sequence ATGCTGAATCATCTCATCGAAAATGAAGCCGCTAAAATGGCATTTACAAAACAGTCAACTGTTTTCGATCAGACGTATGGTGATAATGAAATTGTTCAATATAAGCGGATGAAAATTCGCAATCATTTTGAAAAACAGTTAAAATCAGGCAGCTCTATTTTAGAATTGAATGCTGGTACCGGGGAAGATTCTATTTATTTGGCACGTCAAGGACATTATGTACATGCTACTGATGTTTCGGAGGGGATGCTACGTCAGCTAAGCCAGAAAATAATATCCGCTCAACTATCAGATTCGGTTACCTATGAACAAACATCTTTTCTTGCTTTAGAGAACCTGACAAAAAGTGGGCCTTATGATGCTATTTTTTCAAATTTTGGTGGGCTGAACTGTACAAATCAACTTGATAAAGTATTACACTCGTTTAGTACTCTAGTAAAATCAGGTGGAGTTGTAACGCTAACGATTATGCCACCTTTTTGCCTATGGGAATTTTTACATGTATTTAGAGGATATTTTAAAGTAGCTTTTCGTCGACTGTTTGCTAAGAAAGGAGCTAAAGCACATATTGATGGCATTCATTTTTTATGTTGGTATTATCAACCTTCGTATATTATTGAGCACTTAAAAGAAGAATTTGAATTGATTGAATTAGAAGGAATATGTACCATTGTTCCACCTTCGTACATGGAGACTTTTCCTGAGCGATACCCAATGTTGTGGGATTTTCTGAAAAGAGCAGAAAATAGCTTTAATCGTTTTTACCCGTTCAATAGGATTGGTGATTATTATACGATCACATTGAAGAAACGTACTGCATAA
- a CDS encoding class I SAM-dependent methyltransferase, whose protein sequence is MMRYLDYLAQQNKPYLHAKGELATEHLIQWLDCQPEEQILEFGVGTGGTLVKVVSRYRQTTFWAVDKSKIMIKKASKRLAFCLLKDRATIKRIGQNQLNDFADNSFDKVYVESVLGIQNGPTLCELIAQFSRLLKPAGKLIFNETIWLMSTDMIEATAFNISAIEQFGLPQASTDYPYLNDWKALLEKHHFTVLKIEKVDVLNRIQVKEKINEKLSHLFTTLGNLYGKMFLMKRTQIFEQSFNLFASERKLMEGYLVMALNNK, encoded by the coding sequence ATGATGCGATATCTGGACTATCTGGCTCAACAGAATAAACCTTATCTCCACGCAAAAGGTGAGCTAGCGACTGAACACCTGATCCAGTGGCTTGATTGTCAGCCAGAAGAGCAGATTTTAGAGTTTGGTGTTGGGACAGGTGGCACGTTGGTCAAAGTTGTATCTCGATATAGGCAGACAACTTTTTGGGCTGTCGACAAGTCTAAGATAATGATTAAGAAAGCTTCGAAACGATTGGCTTTTTGCTTGCTTAAAGACCGAGCCACTATTAAGAGAATCGGTCAAAACCAACTGAATGATTTCGCGGATAACTCTTTCGATAAGGTCTATGTTGAGTCAGTTTTGGGCATACAAAATGGCCCGACATTATGTGAACTGATAGCTCAATTTAGTCGCTTATTAAAGCCTGCTGGTAAATTGATTTTTAATGAAACCATTTGGCTAATGAGTACCGATATGATAGAAGCCACGGCATTCAATATATCTGCTATTGAACAATTTGGCCTTCCTCAGGCAAGCACGGATTATCCGTATCTGAACGATTGGAAAGCGTTGTTGGAAAAACATCATTTTACGGTTCTAAAAATTGAAAAAGTAGATGTATTAAATAGGATTCAAGTGAAGGAGAAAATCAATGAGAAACTTTCTCATCTGTTTACCACATTGGGTAATCTTTACGGAAAAATGTTTTTAATGAAAAGAACCCAGATTTTTGAACAAAGTTTTAATCTGTTTGCATCTGAACGAAAACTGATGGAAGGGTATCTGGTTATGGCTTTAAATAATAAATGA
- a CDS encoding B12-binding domain-containing radical SAM protein, with protein sequence MKRKVLLTNTYFYRFDKKQWKAQKPYPPYGTILAAAILRKAGYDVSLFDTNLAKSTAEIDPYLTNTKPDYLVIFDDNFNYLSKMCLTVMREACFDLIRYGKAAGCQIIVNSSDATDHYEKYLQAGADVVLLGESEQMLQTVLGRDLANLGELKGVAFMKDQYVVHIPKGASLPALDEYPTPAWDLVRLSDYEKIWQQSHGYFSLNIATTRGCPFKCNWCAKPIYGKRYNSRSPQKVADELSYLVSQGASHFWVCDDIFGLKPGWVKEFRQIIKERKLNLKLKIQSRADLLVKEDTIQDLIDVGLDEVWIGAESGSQKILDAMDKGITIAEIEQATQGLQQRGVKVAFFLQYGYLGEQWEDIQKTLTMVKRLLPDDIGISVSYPLPGTGFYEKVKAQLQRKQNWEDSDDLAMLYKATFSAKFYRRLHEYTHRVYRKEKAVRGWQKSSAKALLKLPYLWARERLSFQGVKLLLP encoded by the coding sequence ATGAAAAGGAAGGTATTACTGACTAACACCTATTTCTATCGCTTTGACAAAAAGCAATGGAAAGCACAGAAACCATATCCTCCTTATGGGACGATTCTGGCTGCTGCCATATTGCGTAAAGCGGGCTACGACGTTTCTCTTTTCGATACAAACTTAGCGAAGTCAACGGCCGAGATTGATCCTTATCTTACGAATACAAAGCCAGATTATCTGGTCATTTTTGATGATAATTTTAATTACCTCAGTAAAATGTGCCTCACGGTTATGCGAGAGGCTTGTTTCGATTTGATTCGATACGGGAAAGCTGCTGGCTGCCAGATAATTGTTAACAGTTCTGACGCTACGGATCATTATGAAAAATACCTTCAGGCTGGTGCTGATGTTGTTTTATTAGGTGAATCAGAGCAAATGCTTCAAACAGTTTTAGGCAGAGATTTAGCTAATCTTGGCGAACTGAAAGGAGTGGCCTTTATGAAAGATCAGTATGTTGTGCATATTCCTAAAGGAGCCAGTTTGCCTGCTCTGGATGAATACCCAACGCCAGCTTGGGATCTCGTACGGCTTAGTGATTATGAAAAAATCTGGCAGCAATCGCATGGCTATTTCTCTCTGAATATTGCTACTACACGAGGTTGCCCTTTTAAATGTAACTGGTGTGCAAAACCCATCTATGGTAAGCGCTACAATTCCCGATCTCCGCAAAAAGTGGCCGATGAATTGAGCTATCTGGTTAGCCAGGGAGCCTCTCATTTTTGGGTATGTGACGATATTTTTGGACTAAAACCTGGTTGGGTAAAGGAGTTCAGGCAAATTATTAAGGAGAGAAAGCTGAATCTTAAGCTGAAAATTCAGTCGAGAGCGGATTTGTTAGTAAAAGAAGATACGATTCAGGATTTAATCGATGTGGGCCTTGATGAAGTTTGGATAGGAGCGGAGAGCGGTTCGCAAAAGATTCTGGATGCTATGGATAAGGGCATTACCATTGCTGAAATAGAACAAGCTACACAAGGTTTGCAGCAGAGAGGAGTTAAAGTAGCTTTCTTTTTACAATATGGTTATTTAGGCGAACAGTGGGAGGATATCCAAAAGACCCTGACTATGGTGAAACGGCTCTTACCTGATGATATAGGTATTTCCGTCTCGTATCCATTGCCAGGAACTGGGTTTTACGAGAAAGTAAAAGCGCAACTTCAACGTAAGCAAAATTGGGAAGATTCTGATGATTTGGCTATGCTTTATAAAGCAACATTCTCAGCCAAATTCTATCGACGCTTGCACGAATACACGCATCGGGTTTATCGGAAAGAGAAAGCAGTTAGAGGTTGGCAAAAGAGCTCTGCAAAGGCCTTGCTGAAGCTACCATACTTATGGGCACGTGAGCGGCTGAGCTTTCAGGGAGTGAAGCTACTTCTACCTTAG
- a CDS encoding nucleotidyltransferase domain-containing protein, with translation MASEFTMVTARSNPLNWEVKKRDTLNILVYSHIFQYPLSEKEIFERGKIEADELVVCLSELVRERKIFLIDNFYCLRNDKTIIERRKNRNNRALKYMKIARIVTRIIINFPYIRAVFLSGSISKDCVDPDSDIDFFIITEPKRLWIVNFFCSCFRRFFLLNQSKFFCYNYLIDSKHLSIDERSLYTAIELKTLVPLFGYKYYKEMALENSWAADFFPRFSLLPDKDVTKKQSFIQKVLEKCFNNDLGEKMDKWLLDYSIKKRKRKFNPILFEQPNYYIDLQRHVAKSHILAKYPKIMNSYTQGISEIA, from the coding sequence TTATTCTCATATTTTTCAATATCCTCTCTCTGAGAAAGAAATTTTCGAACGAGGTAAAATAGAGGCTGATGAATTAGTCGTATGTCTTTCAGAACTTGTTAGGGAAAGAAAGATTTTTTTGATAGACAATTTCTATTGTTTACGTAATGATAAAACAATCATTGAAAGGCGAAAAAATCGTAACAATAGAGCACTGAAATATATGAAAATAGCTCGAATTGTTACTCGAATTATAATTAATTTCCCTTATATCCGTGCTGTATTCCTATCGGGGTCTATCTCTAAAGACTGTGTGGACCCTGATAGTGATATTGATTTTTTTATAATTACTGAACCTAAGCGATTATGGATTGTTAATTTTTTTTGTAGCTGTTTCAGACGATTCTTTTTGCTGAATCAATCTAAGTTTTTCTGCTATAATTATTTGATTGATAGTAAGCATTTGTCTATCGATGAACGTAGTTTATATACAGCTATCGAGCTTAAGACATTAGTGCCTCTATTTGGTTATAAATACTATAAAGAAATGGCTTTAGAAAACTCGTGGGCAGCTGATTTTTTTCCAAGATTTTCACTCTTGCCAGATAAGGATGTTACAAAAAAACAGTCATTTATTCAGAAGGTGTTAGAAAAATGTTTTAATAATGATTTGGGAGAAAAGATGGATAAGTGGTTGTTAGATTATTCTATAAAAAAAAGGAAGAGGAAATTTAACCCCATACTTTTCGAGCAACCTAATTATTACATAGACCTGCAAAGACATGTAGCCAAGTCTCATATTCTTGCTAAATACCCTAAAATTATGAATAGTTACACGCAAGGTATTAGTGAGATTGCATAG